One part of the Nymphaea colorata isolate Beijing-Zhang1983 chromosome 8, ASM883128v2, whole genome shotgun sequence genome encodes these proteins:
- the LOC116259505 gene encoding zinc finger BED domain-containing protein RICESLEEPER 2-like, translating into MVQDGLSAIRDELGKIREAVKYIKCSPSRLYNFQVIVDEFEMRGQKKLVLDVSTRWNSTYLMLEVALMYRHVFDRYAMEDVGSKYPTTNLFFLEIWGVQELLQEGVTNGSSFMKRMTFKMKEKFDKYWSSCNILMAIASILDPRIKLSLTDFVFSKTFCQIEEKEEHMTLVRSTMQDLYNSYIAKIDGSNKDVESDSTTFMRGTDPSCGNSSRSRIRFLSFLNKADNVHFQASKSELDMYLEDGLLKCDVTAHDSFDILIWWKDKELKYPILSHMARDILCIPITTVAFESAFSTGGRIVDESRSSLSPKTVEELVCAGDWIKQYGDPMNLVPGTAEDEIA; encoded by the exons atgGTGCAAGATGGTTTGTCTGCAATTAGAGATGAACTTGGTAAGATCAGAGAGGCTGTCAAATACATAAAATGTTCCCCATCAAGACTTTACAACTTTCAAGTTATAGtagatgaatttgaaatgcGTGGTCAAAAGAAGTTGGTGCTAGATGTTTCAACTAGATGGAATTCTACTTACTTGATGTTGGAAGTTGCACTTATGTACAGACATGTGTTTGATAGATATGCTATGGAAGATGTTG GGTCGAAGTATCCTACAACAAACctatttttcttagaaatttggGGGGTTCAAGAATTATTACAAGAAGGAGTTACAAATGGGTCTAGCTTTATGAAGAGAATGAcattcaaaatgaaggaaaaatttgATAAGTATTGGAGTTCCTGCAACATATTAATGGCTATTGCTTCGATACTAGATCCAAGGATAAAGTTGAGTTTAACAGACTTTGTCTTTTCAaagactttttgtcaaatagaagaaaaagaagaacatatgACATTAGTAAGAAGTACAATGCAAGACCTTTATAACAGCTACATTGCAAAAATTGATGGTTCAAATAAAGATGTTGAAAGTGATTCTACTACTTTTATGAGAGGAACTGACCCATCATGTGGCAACTCCAGTAGAAGTAGAATAAGATTTTTAAGCTTTTTAAATAAAGCAGACAATGTTCATTTTCAAGCTTCAAAGTCTGAGCTTGATATGTATTTAGAAGATGGATTGCTCAAATGTGATGTTACCGCTCATGATTCGtttgatatattaatttggTGGAAAGATAAAGAACTGAAATACCCCATTTTATCACATATGGCAAGAGATATATTGTGTATTCCTATCACTACAGTTGCCTTTGAATCTGCTTTTAGTACTGGAGGTCGAATTGTGGATGAATCTAGGAGTTCATTGAGCCCAAAGACAGTAGAAGAATTAGTTTGTGCAGGCGATTGGATAAAACAGTATGGCGACCCTATGAATCTTGTACCG GGTACTGCTGAAGATGAGATTGCATGA